A genomic segment from Nicotiana tabacum cultivar K326 chromosome 7, ASM71507v2, whole genome shotgun sequence encodes:
- the LOC107805957 gene encoding inactive glucose-6-phosphate 1-dehydrogenase 4, chloroplastic isoform X1, translating into MASHLSVSLSTSSSETSIFPSTNRKLAVLPTAVRTFPILSKGRTIKKTRTQMINVAHVQPPEVNRPHCSIRSTSFNVKGTGSTTSLDEEVKVDASGMEVSIKLSLSSTDAETDDSASLSIAVIGATGLLARTKIFPALFALYYSGHLPEKFGIFGYSRKNLTEDHLRAIIAPTLSCRIDHQENCEEKMDAFLKRIFYLNGGYDNREGMSNLNTLMEEAEGKFGANRIFYLSVPQEALIDVASSLAEMAQTQRGWNRVIIEKPFGLGLFSSHQLTTSLLSDFEEKQLYRIDHLLGRNTIENLAVLRFSNLVFMPLWNRSYIHNIQVTFSEELGMQTSARYPNGYGILGDVVHSHIFQTVALLAMEPPVTLDGEDIRYEKVKVLKSIRKLESSDVILGHYEADSGSNFKDKDNPMPTYFGAVLYVDNARWDSVPFLINAGRGLKKNRVEIRIQFRRVPGNLYNKDGGHMQNLATNELILRDVPDEAILVRINNKIPGLGMNLEASELNLLYKDKYNVEITDSYEQLLHDVIDGDNHLFMRSDEVEAAWNILSPVLSELDNNNVTLERYNFGSKGPDKAVNLWAKHGVQWLDD; encoded by the exons ATGGCGTCGCATTTATCAGTATCGCTATCAACGTCTTCATCAGAGACCTCAATCTTCCCGTCAACTAATCGGAAACTCGCTGTATTACCAACAGCTGTCCGTACTTTTCCG ATTCTTTCAAAGGGACGGACAATAAAGAAAACCAGAACACAAATGATTAATGTGGCACATGTTCAACCTCCTGAAGTCAACAGACCGCATTGTTCCATAAGGTCTACATCTTTCAATGTAAAAGGAACTGGAAGCACTACTTCACTTGATGAAGAAGTTAAAGTTGATGCTTCTGGGATGGAGGTTTCCATAAAGTTGTCTTTATCCAGTACTGATGCAGAAACTGATGATTCAGCCTCTCTTAGCATTGCTGTTATTGGGGCCACTGGTTTACTAGCCAGAACGAAAATATTTCCAGCATTATTTGCGTTGTATTACAGTGGTCATCTACCAGAG AAATTTGGTATATTTGGGTACTCGAGGAAAAATTTGACAGAAGATCATCTGAGAGCCATAATAGCACCAACTTTAAGTTGCCGCATTGATCACCA AGAAAACTGTGAAGAAAAAATGGATGCATTTCTCAAAAGGATATTCTATCTTAATGGAGGGTATGACAACCGAGAAGGAATGTCAAATCTCAATACTCTCATGGAAGAAGCTGAG GGAAAGTTTGGAGCAAACAGAATATTTTACCTTTCTGTGCCTCAAGAAGCACTTATCGACGTAGCATCCTCTCTTGCTGAAATGGCCCAAACGCAGAGGGGTTGGAATCGTGTAATAATTGAAAAACCCTTTGGTCTGGGTTTGTTTTCTTCTCATCAGTTGACTACCTCGCTTCTTTCAGACTTTGAGGAAAAGCAATTATACAG GATAGATCATCTTTTGGGAAGGAACACAATCGAAAATCTTGCGGTTCTAAGGTTCTCTAATCTAGTATTTATGCCATTATGGAATCGAAGTTACATACACAACATACAG GTCACTTTTTCTGAAGAGTTAGGCATGCAGACCTCAGCAAG ATATCCTAATGGCTATGGGATTTTAGGAGATGTTGTACACAGTCACATCTTCCAGACAGTCGCCTTGCTTGCTATGGAGCCGCCTGTCACCCTTGACGGTGAAGATATTCGTTATGAGAAG GTTAAGGTTTTGAAATCAATACGAAAATTGGAATCATCTGATGTAATTCTTGGGCATTACGAAGCTGATTCTGGAAGTAACTTCAAGGATAAGGACAACCCAATGCCCACATATTTTGGTGCTGTTTTATACGTTGATAATGCACGGTGGGATAGTGTGCCTTTTCTTATTAACGCTGGCAGGGGGCTCAAAAAGAACAG AGTCGAAATTCGTATACAATTTCGTCGTGTTCCTGGAAACCTTTATAATAAAGATGGAGGGCATATGCAAAATCTTGCCACTAATGAGCTAATTCTGCGTGATGTGCCTGATGAGGCCATACTCGTCAGAATCAACAATAAAATTCCAGGATTAGGCATGAACTTGGAGGCTTCTGAGTTGAACTTACTTTATAAGGACAA GTACAACGTTGAGATAACCGATTCTTATGAGCAACTTCTTCACGATGTAATAGATGGAGACAACCATTTATTCATGAGAAGTGATGAGGTTGAAGCTGCGTGGAACATTTTATCTCCAGTTTTAAGTGAGTTGGAcaacaacaatgtaacacttgAACGATACAACTTCGGTAGCAAAGGTCCAGATAAAGCTGTTAATCTCTGGGCTAAACATGGGGTCCAATGGTTGGATGATTAG
- the LOC107805957 gene encoding inactive glucose-6-phosphate 1-dehydrogenase 4, chloroplastic isoform X2, which produces MASHLSVSLSTSSSETSIFPSTNRKLAVLPTAVRTFPGRTIKKTRTQMINVAHVQPPEVNRPHCSIRSTSFNVKGTGSTTSLDEEVKVDASGMEVSIKLSLSSTDAETDDSASLSIAVIGATGLLARTKIFPALFALYYSGHLPEKFGIFGYSRKNLTEDHLRAIIAPTLSCRIDHQENCEEKMDAFLKRIFYLNGGYDNREGMSNLNTLMEEAEGKFGANRIFYLSVPQEALIDVASSLAEMAQTQRGWNRVIIEKPFGLGLFSSHQLTTSLLSDFEEKQLYRIDHLLGRNTIENLAVLRFSNLVFMPLWNRSYIHNIQVTFSEELGMQTSARYPNGYGILGDVVHSHIFQTVALLAMEPPVTLDGEDIRYEKVKVLKSIRKLESSDVILGHYEADSGSNFKDKDNPMPTYFGAVLYVDNARWDSVPFLINAGRGLKKNRVEIRIQFRRVPGNLYNKDGGHMQNLATNELILRDVPDEAILVRINNKIPGLGMNLEASELNLLYKDKYNVEITDSYEQLLHDVIDGDNHLFMRSDEVEAAWNILSPVLSELDNNNVTLERYNFGSKGPDKAVNLWAKHGVQWLDD; this is translated from the exons ATGGCGTCGCATTTATCAGTATCGCTATCAACGTCTTCATCAGAGACCTCAATCTTCCCGTCAACTAATCGGAAACTCGCTGTATTACCAACAGCTGTCCGTACTTTTCCG GGACGGACAATAAAGAAAACCAGAACACAAATGATTAATGTGGCACATGTTCAACCTCCTGAAGTCAACAGACCGCATTGTTCCATAAGGTCTACATCTTTCAATGTAAAAGGAACTGGAAGCACTACTTCACTTGATGAAGAAGTTAAAGTTGATGCTTCTGGGATGGAGGTTTCCATAAAGTTGTCTTTATCCAGTACTGATGCAGAAACTGATGATTCAGCCTCTCTTAGCATTGCTGTTATTGGGGCCACTGGTTTACTAGCCAGAACGAAAATATTTCCAGCATTATTTGCGTTGTATTACAGTGGTCATCTACCAGAG AAATTTGGTATATTTGGGTACTCGAGGAAAAATTTGACAGAAGATCATCTGAGAGCCATAATAGCACCAACTTTAAGTTGCCGCATTGATCACCA AGAAAACTGTGAAGAAAAAATGGATGCATTTCTCAAAAGGATATTCTATCTTAATGGAGGGTATGACAACCGAGAAGGAATGTCAAATCTCAATACTCTCATGGAAGAAGCTGAG GGAAAGTTTGGAGCAAACAGAATATTTTACCTTTCTGTGCCTCAAGAAGCACTTATCGACGTAGCATCCTCTCTTGCTGAAATGGCCCAAACGCAGAGGGGTTGGAATCGTGTAATAATTGAAAAACCCTTTGGTCTGGGTTTGTTTTCTTCTCATCAGTTGACTACCTCGCTTCTTTCAGACTTTGAGGAAAAGCAATTATACAG GATAGATCATCTTTTGGGAAGGAACACAATCGAAAATCTTGCGGTTCTAAGGTTCTCTAATCTAGTATTTATGCCATTATGGAATCGAAGTTACATACACAACATACAG GTCACTTTTTCTGAAGAGTTAGGCATGCAGACCTCAGCAAG ATATCCTAATGGCTATGGGATTTTAGGAGATGTTGTACACAGTCACATCTTCCAGACAGTCGCCTTGCTTGCTATGGAGCCGCCTGTCACCCTTGACGGTGAAGATATTCGTTATGAGAAG GTTAAGGTTTTGAAATCAATACGAAAATTGGAATCATCTGATGTAATTCTTGGGCATTACGAAGCTGATTCTGGAAGTAACTTCAAGGATAAGGACAACCCAATGCCCACATATTTTGGTGCTGTTTTATACGTTGATAATGCACGGTGGGATAGTGTGCCTTTTCTTATTAACGCTGGCAGGGGGCTCAAAAAGAACAG AGTCGAAATTCGTATACAATTTCGTCGTGTTCCTGGAAACCTTTATAATAAAGATGGAGGGCATATGCAAAATCTTGCCACTAATGAGCTAATTCTGCGTGATGTGCCTGATGAGGCCATACTCGTCAGAATCAACAATAAAATTCCAGGATTAGGCATGAACTTGGAGGCTTCTGAGTTGAACTTACTTTATAAGGACAA GTACAACGTTGAGATAACCGATTCTTATGAGCAACTTCTTCACGATGTAATAGATGGAGACAACCATTTATTCATGAGAAGTGATGAGGTTGAAGCTGCGTGGAACATTTTATCTCCAGTTTTAAGTGAGTTGGAcaacaacaatgtaacacttgAACGATACAACTTCGGTAGCAAAGGTCCAGATAAAGCTGTTAATCTCTGGGCTAAACATGGGGTCCAATGGTTGGATGATTAG